The nucleotide sequence AACTGCTTGTGCGACTGGCACGAACTCTATTGGCGACGCTTTTAAAGTGATTCAGCGTGGAGATGCAGATGCGATGATTACTGGAGGAAGCGAAGCGCCAATTACGCAAATGTCCGTAGCGGGATTCTGTGCGAACACCGCTCTATCAACGAACCCCGATCCAAAAACAGCAAGCCGTCCATTTGATGCAAACCGTGATGGCTTTGTTATGGGAGAAGGAGCGGGCATCGTTGTGTTAGAAGAACTTGAACACGCTAAGAAGCGAGGCGCTCATATTTACGCAGAAATTGTCGGGTATGGCTCTACAGGAGACGCCCATCATATCACTGCTCCAGCACCAGATGGTGAAGGTGGAGCAAGAGCGATGCAAATCGCGATTGAAGATGGAGGCATTAATCCTGAAGAAGTAGATTACATTAATGCTCACGGAACGAGCACGCCGTATAACGATGAATTTGAAACGGCAGCGGTTAAAACAGTGTTCGGAGAGCATGCTTACAATTTAGCCATTAGCTCAACGAAATCCATGACAGGCCACCTACTAGGAGCGGCCGGAGGAGTAGAAGCGATCTTTACGGCTTTAGCAATTAAGAACAATATGTTACCACCAACGATTAATTATGAAACACCAGATCCGAAATGCGATTTAGATTACGTGACGAACGTATCGCGCAAAAAAGAAATTGATGTTGCACTCAGCAACTCCCTTGGCTTTGGCGGTCACAACGCGACCATTGCTTTACGTAAATACAAACCAGAATAAACGATCGATGCCGAAGATGAATAAAAGCTCCGCTTTTATTCATCTTTTTTATTTTCCACGCGTTCAAAACAGCAGCCGACTGCCTGCAAAAGTTGTAAAGGGATCGGTCTATCCCTGTTTTTTTGGCATTTTTTTTATTGAAGGACATACATATATAGGACAAGCTGCTGCAGCCTGATCAATTGATAAAGGAAGAGGAAGATGGCCCTACGCCTAGTTGCCTTTTTAACCGGATTTGGCTTATCCATTCTCGGTGGAGTAAGCTGCATCATGTACTTAAATCTGCTGACAGCCGGGTTCACTGTGCAAGAGTATGTCCAATTTGTTTTCGAGCGGGTGGAATGTTACTTATTGGCAGCTGGTATTTTACTAATGACAGCTGCTCTCTACTTTCCAACGAGGCAATAAAGAAAAAATAGTCGTTCAAGGAATAATTTTACTTCGCTTTGCCCATACTTTAAGACAAATAGATGAAGAAGTGAGGAGGTTCATTATGTTATATCTTCATGATGTCTGGGTGAACTGGTTTGAGGGGGAGGAGAACGGGTACAATGTATGCCACTATCACGAATGGCGCAAAGAGGACGCTGTTGAGCTATTAGATCAGGTACCTTTGCTTTTAATCGACGAGAAATTATTTTATTATATTGAAAATCATTTAGCGGAATTGCCAAAACAACTCCTGGAGGATGTGCGTAAAAAAGCTTTCTTGAGAAGAAATCATGAAAGAATCCAGTTGGAGCATTGTTTTGTTGTTACGGATGGAAGAGGGATATTGGCTGTTGATACAATGGGATACACAATTCCCGTACGCAAAAGCCGCCTCGTCCCAAGACAGGAACAGTTAGCTTTCGAAATGTTTGAAGTGCATCCAATCACATCCTATGAGCTTGCATGGGAAATGGAAGAAAAAGAATATCATATTTTATCGCTTTCTCCTGAAAGCATGAAAGGTTTAACAAGAAAAGAAAGACAACTAAAACAACTATTGTTTATGGCACTTGATCAATTGTTTTCTTCAAAAAATTCAGCCGAGATTCGCTATTGGTACACAGAGTGGATGCCTGAGCGTTATGAGGATATCCAAACGATGAACGTGGAAGACATTAAAAGAATTTTTCTTGAAGAGACGATGGAAGGATGGACAAGCCGGCATGATCGTCTCTGTGAAAACCTCATAAAAGGACAGCCATTTTTTGAAAAGCTGTGGGAAACGGAACACACATCCAAAAATGAATCGATCAAATAAAAAGCTGAACCTCATCAGGTTCAGCTTTTTTATTGAATGGATGGTTCGCCTTCAAAGAGCGGCCAGACAAGTCGGGCATTTGTTATTTTTTCTTTCTACCCAGCCCCATGGCATTTTCCATTTTCTTCAGCATTTTTCCAGCTACTTGATTGGCTTTAGCGGCACCTTCATCTAGAATGAGGTCCAGCTCTTCAGAATCGAGAAGCTCATAATAGCGCTTTTGAATCGGTTCTAAATGGCGGACAACAACTTCAGCTAGTCCGGCTTTAAAGTCACCATATCCTTTGCCTTCATAGCGCTTTTCAATGTCTTCAATAGATAGTTCACCAAGCACAGAATAAATGGAAAGAAGATTAGAAAGGCCTGGCTTTGACTCTTTATCAAATTTTACGATGCCGTCCGAATCAGTAACGGCACTTTTAATTTTCTTTTCAATTTGTTTGGGA is from Bacillus sp. PK3_68 and encodes:
- the fabF gene encoding beta-ketoacyl-ACP synthase II, whose protein sequence is MEKRRVVITGLGIISPVGNTVEEAWANILSGVSGVKPLTRVNPDDYPVKVAAEVTDFNPEDFMDKRDARKMDRFTQYAVAAAKMAVKNADLTIDESNADRIGVWVGSGIGGMETFENQFKTFLDRGYRRVSPFFVPMMIPDMAAGQVSIFLGAKGVNSCTVTACATGTNSIGDAFKVIQRGDADAMITGGSEAPITQMSVAGFCANTALSTNPDPKTASRPFDANRDGFVMGEGAGIVVLEELEHAKKRGAHIYAEIVGYGSTGDAHHITAPAPDGEGGARAMQIAIEDGGINPEEVDYINAHGTSTPYNDEFETAAVKTVFGEHAYNLAISSTKSMTGHLLGAAGGVEAIFTALAIKNNMLPPTINYETPDPKCDLDYVTNVSRKKEIDVALSNSLGFGGHNATIALRKYKPE
- a CDS encoding YjbA family protein; the encoded protein is MLYLHDVWVNWFEGEENGYNVCHYHEWRKEDAVELLDQVPLLLIDEKLFYYIENHLAELPKQLLEDVRKKAFLRRNHERIQLEHCFVVTDGRGILAVDTMGYTIPVRKSRLVPRQEQLAFEMFEVHPITSYELAWEMEEKEYHILSLSPESMKGLTRKERQLKQLLFMALDQLFSSKNSAEIRYWYTEWMPERYEDIQTMNVEDIKRIFLEETMEGWTSRHDRLCENLIKGQPFFEKLWETEHTSKNESIK